One window from the genome of Amycolatopsis sp. NBC_01480 encodes:
- the trxB gene encoding thioredoxin-disulfide reductase: MPLFHDLIIIGSGPAGYTAAVYAARAQLRPLVFEGTQFGGALMTTTEVENFPGFPEGVSGPALMEQLRKQAAHFGAELRAEDVESVDLTGPVKSVSAGGVTHHARAVVLAMGAAARYLGVPGEQELLGHGVSSCATCDGFFFRDQDIAVIGGGDSAMEEATFLTRFARSVTIVHRSDEFRASRIMLERARADAKIRWHTGAAVAAVHGESDGKVTHLTLRDTKTGRESALGVTGMFVAIGHDPRSELVRGVVATDPDGYVTVGSPSTRTTADGVFACGDLVDRSYRQAITAAGSGCSAAIDAERWLAAAPAG; encoded by the coding sequence ATGCCCTTGTTCCATGACCTCATCATCATCGGCTCCGGCCCGGCGGGATACACCGCGGCGGTGTACGCCGCCCGCGCCCAGCTCCGCCCGCTCGTGTTCGAGGGCACCCAGTTCGGTGGCGCGCTGATGACCACGACGGAGGTCGAGAACTTCCCGGGTTTCCCCGAGGGGGTCTCCGGTCCCGCGCTCATGGAGCAGCTCCGCAAGCAGGCGGCGCACTTCGGAGCCGAATTGCGCGCCGAGGACGTCGAGTCCGTCGACCTGACCGGGCCGGTCAAGTCCGTCTCCGCGGGCGGCGTCACCCATCACGCCCGCGCGGTGGTCCTCGCCATGGGGGCGGCGGCGCGCTATCTCGGTGTTCCCGGCGAGCAGGAGCTTCTGGGCCACGGCGTGTCGTCCTGCGCGACCTGTGACGGGTTCTTCTTCCGGGACCAGGACATCGCGGTGATCGGCGGCGGTGACTCCGCGATGGAAGAGGCCACCTTCCTCACCCGATTCGCCCGCTCGGTCACGATCGTGCACCGCAGCGATGAATTCCGGGCCTCGCGCATCATGCTCGAGCGAGCCCGTGCCGACGCGAAGATCCGCTGGCACACCGGGGCCGCGGTCGCCGCCGTCCACGGCGAAAGCGACGGCAAGGTCACGCACCTGACCTTGCGCGACACCAAGACCGGACGGGAATCCGCTCTCGGCGTCACCGGGATGTTCGTCGCGATCGGGCACGATCCGCGCAGCGAGCTGGTCCGCGGCGTCGTCGCGACCGACCCGGACGGCTACGTGACCGTCGGATCCCCGTCCACCCGCACCACCGCCGACGGCGTGTTCGCTTGCGGTGACCTGGTCGACCGCAGCTACCGCCAGGCGATCACCGCTGCCGGTTCCGGCTGCTCGGCGGCGATCGACGCCGAGCGCTGGCTGGCCGCCGCACCGGCCGGCTGA
- a CDS encoding VOC family protein — protein MPLHNLNALTIGVPDATAVRGYYEDFGLAGEDGGWLSTADGGKQLRLVPAPHRQLLRMEIGVDDPDDIGWIAGRLRRIDVAVSQLSPDSVTALEPVTGVEVTAKVTRRLVQHPSPEAPHNQPGLIERPEARAPAILREGKVRPRKLGHVVIGSVDQATSQRFFTDGFGLKVSDEVRDTAAFMRCSSDHHNVLVQGAPVNFLHHTAWQVDDVDEVGRGAMAMLEDNPERHAWGLGRHFIGSNFFWYLRDPAGTFSEYYSDLDCIVDDALWSPQVWEDDKAAYSWGPPLPPSFIRPEDLAAHMTGAHGTP, from the coding sequence ATGCCACTGCACAACTTGAACGCGCTGACCATCGGGGTGCCCGATGCGACAGCGGTCCGCGGCTACTACGAGGACTTCGGGCTCGCCGGCGAGGACGGCGGCTGGCTGTCGACGGCCGACGGCGGCAAGCAGCTCCGGCTGGTGCCGGCACCGCACCGGCAGTTGCTGCGCATGGAGATCGGGGTCGACGACCCCGACGACATCGGCTGGATCGCCGGCCGGCTCCGCCGGATCGACGTCGCCGTTTCCCAGCTCTCCCCGGACTCCGTGACGGCGCTCGAGCCGGTCACCGGGGTCGAGGTCACGGCCAAGGTGACCCGGCGGCTGGTTCAGCACCCGTCCCCGGAGGCCCCGCACAACCAGCCGGGACTCATCGAGCGGCCGGAAGCCCGCGCGCCCGCGATCCTGCGTGAAGGCAAGGTGCGGCCGCGCAAACTCGGTCACGTCGTGATCGGCTCCGTCGATCAGGCCACCAGTCAGAGGTTCTTCACCGACGGCTTCGGGCTGAAGGTGTCCGACGAGGTCCGCGACACCGCGGCGTTCATGAGGTGCTCGTCTGACCATCACAACGTGCTGGTCCAGGGGGCGCCGGTCAACTTCCTGCACCACACCGCCTGGCAGGTCGACGACGTCGACGAAGTCGGGCGAGGTGCGATGGCGATGCTCGAAGACAACCCCGAGCGCCACGCGTGGGGGCTGGGACGCCATTTCATCGGCTCCAACTTCTTCTGGTACCTCAGGGACCCCGCGGGGACGTTCTCCGAGTACTACTCCGACCTCGACTGCATCGTCGACGACGCGCTGTGGTCCCCGCAGGTCTGGGAGGACGACAAGGCCGCCTACAGCTGGGGGCCGCCGCTTCCGCCGTCCTTCATCCGCCCGGAGGACCTCGCCGCCCACATGACCGGGGCGCACGGAACGCCATGA
- a CDS encoding bifunctional 3-(3-hydroxy-phenyl)propionate/3-hydroxycinnamic acid hydroxylase — protein sequence MNSAVDVAVIGCGTTGLALARLLETEGLRVAVIDRGRMPMARPRATHVDDETMRAFQTLGVQHLEKDFSLMGIYRHYDSKWRIVMQMAMNRGRTEQGWQSDYMFHQPDFEAVLRGKVHSYAKASTYFGWEVTALEDAGDGVLVHVREIATAQDRRIRARFVVGCDGANSSVRGFMGCAQIDHHATHRSLIIDITPFVTNENLTGRDAFIQGAIRNPLTFTPIAAPRLRLELMLRPDDDAAAFERTEKAYELLSPWFSPDQYRLLRCDVYEWRSLTASPWRAGRVLIAGDSAHTMPPHLGQGMCSGIRDATNLAWKLGRVVRGDSPIGLLDTYETERRPHVDAYTKLSAQLANKIEALVAAEEDPPVFRAEALRPRLGPGVRDETNELAGTLSAQPRTASGRLLDDVVGYRFAVVGDPAVLSGTSDRTKALLKSLGARVLDEFSEEIRDWVTSLGSAAVIIRPDRYLFGAAGTSAELDALAAALETVLLPSAVSAA from the coding sequence ATGAACAGTGCGGTTGATGTCGCCGTAATCGGTTGCGGGACAACAGGTCTGGCGCTCGCGCGACTCCTGGAGACGGAGGGCCTCCGGGTCGCGGTCATCGACCGCGGCCGGATGCCGATGGCCCGTCCCCGCGCGACTCACGTCGACGACGAGACGATGAGAGCGTTCCAGACGCTCGGTGTGCAGCACCTCGAGAAGGACTTCTCGCTGATGGGCATCTACCGCCACTACGACTCGAAGTGGCGCATCGTGATGCAGATGGCGATGAACCGGGGACGCACCGAGCAGGGCTGGCAGTCGGACTACATGTTCCACCAGCCCGACTTCGAGGCCGTGTTGCGCGGCAAGGTCCACAGCTACGCCAAGGCGAGCACGTACTTCGGCTGGGAGGTCACCGCGCTGGAGGACGCCGGCGACGGCGTGCTGGTGCACGTCCGCGAGATCGCCACCGCGCAGGACCGCCGGATCCGGGCGCGGTTCGTGGTGGGGTGCGACGGCGCCAACTCGAGTGTGCGCGGGTTCATGGGCTGCGCGCAGATCGATCACCACGCGACCCACCGCTCCCTGATCATCGACATCACTCCCTTTGTCACCAACGAAAATCTCACCGGCCGCGATGCCTTCATCCAGGGCGCGATCCGCAATCCGCTGACGTTCACGCCGATCGCCGCGCCTCGCTTGCGGCTCGAACTGATGCTTCGCCCGGATGACGACGCGGCGGCCTTCGAGCGGACCGAGAAGGCGTACGAACTGCTTTCGCCGTGGTTCAGCCCGGACCAGTACCGGCTGCTCCGCTGTGACGTCTACGAGTGGCGGTCGCTCACGGCCAGCCCGTGGCGCGCCGGCCGGGTCCTGATCGCCGGGGACTCCGCCCACACCATGCCGCCCCACCTCGGCCAGGGGATGTGTTCCGGCATCCGGGACGCCACGAATCTCGCCTGGAAGCTCGGCCGGGTAGTCCGCGGCGACTCGCCGATCGGGCTGCTGGACACCTACGAGACCGAGCGCCGGCCGCATGTGGACGCGTACACAAAGCTGTCCGCGCAGCTGGCGAACAAGATCGAGGCTCTGGTGGCGGCGGAGGAGGACCCGCCCGTGTTCCGGGCCGAGGCACTGCGCCCGCGGCTCGGCCCGGGCGTCCGGGACGAGACGAACGAACTCGCCGGAACGCTGAGCGCCCAGCCGAGAACCGCGAGTGGCCGGCTCCTCGACGATGTCGTGGGCTACCGCTTCGCCGTGGTGGGAGATCCGGCGGTCCTTTCCGGGACCAGCGATCGGACGAAGGCGTTGCTGAAGTCGCTCGGCGCCCGGGTCCTCGACGAGTTCTCCGAGGAGATTCGGGACTGGGTAACGAGTCTGGGCTCAGCCGCCGTGATCATCAGGCCCGATCGGTACCTCTTCGGCGCCGCAGGCACCTCGGCCGAATTGGACGCCTTGGCCGCCGCACTCGAGACCGTGTTGCTGCCGTCCGCCGTATCGGCGGCGTAG
- a CDS encoding fumarylacetoacetate hydrolase family protein, which produces MRISSYRGPDGAERVGIWQGGQLHRVPGASRLIDLLGDDGSRLRAAEMAAAREPGTDPAAVELLAPVPVPPSIRDFMAFEEHVVTSSVALGQPVDPLWYELPVFYFTNPAAVRGAHADVEIAPGSAALDYEIEVAAVIGRAGADLSPDEAVGHIAGFTLFCDWSNRDLQAAEMRVGLGPAKGKDSASSFGPWLVTTDEFEALASGRAYDVELTGSVNGVTYSSGNLADLYWSFGEMICYASRGTRLVPGDVIASGTVGTGCILELSRVHGADAYPYLGPGDRVRLEGGPLGAVDARIREGRPVIPFRPKQQW; this is translated from the coding sequence ATGCGGATCAGCAGCTACCGGGGGCCTGACGGCGCCGAGCGAGTGGGGATCTGGCAGGGCGGGCAGCTTCATCGGGTTCCCGGCGCATCGAGGCTGATCGACCTGCTCGGTGACGACGGCTCCCGCCTCCGCGCCGCGGAGATGGCGGCGGCCCGGGAACCGGGCACCGACCCGGCGGCGGTGGAACTGCTGGCGCCGGTGCCGGTGCCGCCGTCGATCAGGGACTTCATGGCGTTCGAGGAACACGTGGTGACCTCGAGCGTCGCGCTCGGGCAGCCGGTGGACCCGCTCTGGTACGAGCTGCCGGTGTTCTACTTCACCAATCCGGCGGCAGTGCGCGGCGCGCACGCGGACGTGGAGATCGCGCCGGGCAGCGCCGCGCTCGACTACGAGATCGAGGTGGCCGCCGTCATCGGGCGGGCCGGCGCCGACCTGTCGCCGGACGAGGCGGTCGGCCACATCGCCGGGTTCACGCTGTTCTGCGACTGGAGCAACCGCGACCTGCAGGCCGCCGAGATGCGGGTGGGCCTCGGGCCGGCCAAGGGCAAGGACTCGGCGAGCAGCTTCGGCCCCTGGCTGGTCACGACCGACGAGTTCGAGGCACTGGCCTCGGGCCGCGCTTACGACGTCGAGCTGACCGGGTCGGTCAACGGCGTGACCTACAGCAGCGGCAATCTGGCCGACTTGTACTGGTCGTTCGGCGAGATGATCTGCTACGCCTCTCGCGGCACCCGGCTCGTGCCCGGCGACGTCATCGCCAGCGGCACCGTGGGCACTGGATGCATCCTCGAGCTGTCCCGGGTGCACGGCGCCGACGCCTACCCTTACCTCGGTCCTGGCGACCGGGTCCGCCTGGAAGGCGGCCCGCTCGGCGCCGTCGACGCGCGCATCCGCGAAGGCCGTCCCGTGATTCCTTTCCGGCCGAAGCAACAATGGTAA
- a CDS encoding glycine/sarcosine/betaine reductase selenoprotein B family protein, with product MTDVDQTTSRLADPGFPVFDPDDLLRNVLGIEPEPLPDFDSPALTPLRVPLREATVGLLVSSGAYFPDQPRLRQHSDLSYRLLPRERDLDEVLFGHMTPIRAFALADPNVAYPRDTMLDLERDGVIGRYADNAVSMTGSISQFDELATEVAPRIVEEFEAMGVDLVLVVPFCPQCHVAFGVLARALERRGLPTTSITTLYKHATYLKPPRASFLDFPLGCTAGRPREKAQQREIVKAALQHAEQAGPDWALNRLPFQWAADGNRDWEALVADVYRLDNEIRGAVRTNAAAHAQVLGGGNEHEFAIRCAC from the coding sequence GTGACCGACGTCGATCAGACGACTTCCCGCTTGGCCGATCCTGGTTTCCCGGTGTTCGACCCGGACGACCTGCTCCGGAACGTGCTGGGGATAGAGCCCGAACCGCTGCCCGACTTCGATTCCCCGGCCCTGACCCCGCTGCGGGTCCCGTTGCGGGAGGCCACGGTCGGGCTGCTGGTGTCCTCCGGCGCCTACTTCCCGGACCAGCCGCGGCTCCGGCAGCACAGCGACCTGTCCTACCGGCTGCTGCCCAGGGAGCGTGACCTCGACGAGGTGCTGTTCGGGCACATGACCCCGATCCGCGCCTTCGCCCTCGCCGACCCCAACGTGGCCTACCCGAGGGACACCATGCTCGACCTGGAACGAGACGGAGTCATCGGCCGGTACGCGGACAACGCCGTGTCGATGACCGGCTCGATCAGCCAGTTCGACGAGCTGGCGACCGAGGTGGCTCCCCGGATCGTCGAGGAGTTCGAAGCCATGGGCGTCGACCTGGTGCTGGTGGTGCCGTTCTGCCCGCAGTGCCACGTGGCCTTCGGGGTGCTCGCCCGCGCGCTCGAACGGCGGGGCCTGCCGACCACCAGCATCACCACGCTGTACAAACACGCCACTTACCTGAAGCCGCCTCGTGCCTCGTTCCTCGATTTCCCGCTGGGGTGCACGGCCGGCCGGCCCCGGGAGAAGGCGCAGCAACGGGAGATCGTCAAGGCCGCGCTGCAGCACGCCGAGCAGGCCGGGCCGGACTGGGCACTGAACCGGCTGCCCTTCCAGTGGGCCGCGGACGGCAACCGGGACTGGGAAGCCCTCGTCGCGGACGTTTACCGCCTCGACAACGAGATCCGCGGCGCCGTCCGGACGAATGCGGCGGCCCACGCGCAGGTCCTGGGCGGCGGGAACGAGCACGAGTTCGCCATCCGGTGCGCCTGCTGA
- a CDS encoding YciI family protein, translating into MTTSGTENRPGPGPDSRTLEEHLQNLRQVQFYMIRMDMTHSVDAPLDYLAPHLREHILWLEEQEENGVLFLSGANAAGDQWDGSGTAIIRASSLAAAVAISDTEPFHREGLRVNTVHGWQLNEGTVRLSFSLLADKFSLG; encoded by the coding sequence ATGACCACCAGTGGAACCGAAAACCGGCCCGGCCCCGGGCCGGACTCGCGCACCCTCGAAGAGCACTTGCAAAACCTGCGTCAGGTGCAGTTCTACATGATCCGGATGGACATGACGCATTCCGTGGACGCACCGCTGGACTATCTGGCCCCCCACCTCCGGGAACACATCCTCTGGCTGGAAGAGCAGGAGGAGAACGGTGTGTTGTTCCTGTCCGGCGCCAACGCCGCCGGTGACCAGTGGGACGGCAGCGGCACCGCCATCATCAGGGCATCCTCCCTGGCCGCCGCGGTGGCCATCTCCGACACCGAACCCTTCCACCGCGAAGGCCTCCGGGTGAACACCGTGCACGGCTGGCAACTGAACGAGGGGACCGTCCGGCTCAGCTTCAGCCTGCTCGCCGACAAGTTCAGCCTCGGCTGA
- a CDS encoding fumarylacetoacetate hydrolase family protein → MRITNLDGRLVLKYPDGVTDVEVASDGRFSADPQAVFSRWDEFIAWAGELRGPRAEPGDPSRLRAPVPRPSQVFAIGMNYADHAAEGGLPLPPEPAVFTKFPTSLAGPNDEVRLPTSTVDWEAELVVVIGRRAVHVEAARAWDHVAGVTVGQDLSERTRQLVGVPPQFSIGKSFPGFGPIGPEIVTPGELTDRDDLEIGCSVNGEVVQRARTGDLIFPVASLVERLSAILPLVPGDLIFTGTPSGVGHSRAPRRYLAPGDVLETWISGIGRLRNTFAEGPRHVSRTA, encoded by the coding sequence ATGCGTATCACCAATCTTGACGGCCGGCTCGTGCTCAAGTACCCGGACGGCGTCACCGACGTCGAGGTCGCCAGCGACGGACGGTTCTCCGCGGACCCGCAGGCCGTGTTCTCCCGCTGGGACGAGTTCATCGCCTGGGCGGGCGAGCTTCGCGGGCCCCGAGCCGAGCCCGGCGACCCGAGCCGTCTCAGGGCGCCCGTGCCGCGCCCCTCACAGGTGTTCGCGATCGGGATGAACTACGCCGACCACGCCGCCGAGGGAGGACTGCCGCTGCCGCCCGAACCGGCCGTGTTCACCAAGTTCCCGACTTCACTGGCGGGCCCGAACGACGAGGTGCGGCTACCGACGTCCACAGTGGACTGGGAGGCGGAACTGGTGGTCGTCATCGGCCGGCGGGCGGTCCACGTCGAGGCGGCCCGGGCCTGGGACCACGTCGCGGGTGTCACGGTCGGGCAGGACCTGTCCGAACGGACTCGTCAGCTCGTCGGCGTCCCGCCCCAGTTCAGCATCGGCAAGTCCTTCCCGGGCTTCGGCCCCATCGGACCCGAGATCGTCACACCCGGCGAGCTCACCGATCGCGACGATCTGGAGATCGGCTGCAGCGTCAACGGCGAGGTCGTCCAGCGCGCCCGCACCGGCGACCTCATCTTCCCGGTCGCCTCCCTCGTCGAGCGGCTCTCCGCGATCCTCCCGCTGGTCCCCGGCGACCTCATCTTCACCGGTACGCCGTCCGGCGTGGGGCATTCCCGGGCACCGCGGCGTTACCTCGCGCCCGGCGACGTCCTCGAGACGTGGATCTCCGGCATCGGCCGCCTTCGCAACACGTTCGCCGAAGGTCCCCGGCACGTCTCGCGGACTGCCTGA
- a CDS encoding aminomethyl transferase family protein — translation MSESLETKIRRSGGPVPMLRHTPGGAHPFPIKSEYSNWRDEQASWKETAVLFDQSHHMLDVTFTGPDAHRLMSDFGVNSFATFGTDRAKQYVAVREDGYFVGDAILFGMADDKVSLVGGASVHDWITFQAETGGYRVEVTRDESTPLNQGRRLLYRYQLQGPAALKIAEKAHGGPIDRIKFFRMGRFTVAGHVVRALNHTMTGTPGMEMTGLELFGPLAEGPAVLEALLRAGEEFGLREGGAIAYSTTALESGWIGLPVPAIYSGESTRAFREWLSADASFAGRACLGGSFDSADIEDYYPTPWELGYGNVVKFDHDFLGRSALERMAGRPHRRKVWLRWHDEDVTRLLAGGLFGGKARTKYLQVPYAVYATFQYDTVRAGDRVVGISNRTGYTVNVGGWSSLAMIDEADAVDGAEVTVVWGEPDGGSAKPDVENHVQTEIRATVSTTPLA, via the coding sequence ATGTCAGAGAGCCTCGAAACCAAGATCCGGCGATCCGGCGGGCCGGTGCCGATGCTGAGGCACACCCCGGGCGGAGCACACCCGTTCCCGATCAAGAGCGAGTATTCGAACTGGCGCGACGAACAGGCGTCGTGGAAAGAAACCGCGGTCCTGTTCGACCAGTCCCACCACATGCTCGACGTCACGTTCACCGGCCCGGACGCACACCGGCTGATGAGCGACTTCGGCGTCAACAGCTTCGCCACGTTCGGCACCGACCGGGCCAAGCAGTACGTCGCCGTTCGCGAGGACGGCTACTTCGTGGGCGACGCGATCCTCTTCGGCATGGCGGACGACAAGGTCAGCCTGGTCGGGGGAGCGTCGGTGCACGACTGGATCACCTTCCAGGCCGAAACGGGCGGCTACCGGGTCGAGGTGACCCGGGACGAGAGCACACCGCTGAACCAGGGCCGGCGGCTCCTGTACCGCTACCAGCTGCAGGGACCGGCGGCGCTGAAGATCGCGGAAAAGGCCCACGGCGGGCCCATCGACCGCATCAAGTTCTTCCGCATGGGCCGGTTCACCGTCGCCGGGCACGTGGTGCGCGCGCTGAACCACACCATGACCGGCACCCCCGGCATGGAGATGACCGGCCTCGAACTGTTCGGGCCACTCGCCGAGGGGCCCGCCGTCCTGGAGGCGCTCCTGCGCGCGGGCGAGGAGTTCGGCCTGCGCGAAGGTGGGGCGATCGCCTACTCCACGACGGCGCTGGAGTCAGGCTGGATCGGCCTGCCCGTCCCGGCGATCTACTCCGGCGAATCCACCCGGGCGTTCCGCGAATGGCTGAGCGCGGACGCGTCGTTCGCCGGGCGGGCCTGCCTCGGCGGCAGCTTCGACTCCGCCGACATCGAGGACTACTACCCCACGCCCTGGGAGCTCGGCTACGGCAACGTCGTCAAGTTCGACCACGACTTCCTCGGCCGGTCGGCACTCGAGCGGATGGCCGGCCGGCCGCACCGGCGCAAGGTCTGGCTGCGCTGGCACGACGAAGACGTCACCCGGCTGCTGGCCGGCGGACTCTTCGGCGGCAAGGCACGGACGAAGTACCTGCAAGTGCCGTACGCCGTCTACGCGACCTTCCAGTACGACACCGTCCGCGCAGGCGATCGCGTCGTCGGCATCTCCAACCGGACCGGCTACACCGTCAACGTCGGTGGCTGGTCGTCGCTGGCCATGATCGACGAAGCGGACGCGGTCGACGGTGCCGAGGTCACCGTCGTGTGGGGCGAACCGGACGGCGGCTCGGCCAAGCCCGACGTCGAAAACCACGTGCAGACCGAGATCCGCGCGACCGTCAGCACCACTCCGCTCGCGTGA
- a CDS encoding AraC family transcriptional regulator, with the protein MLEHDSLVAPGSSHHDGPLHAYERYSTKDPVEALALSAAILSTNQLVVSDQDQRFEATCRAVRVHSAWLLYMSYGTDVVVDRLGTSRGDYLAVVLPIDGHVQLRHQGSEFDLVAGETAGVTSSRDAMHARWSDQASVLTLRIDSHAVEHALGNLLLEPPPTDLRFRSGPVTGPARLSLAGTAELLAASYDAKDPDSPLPAVVTRRLEEQILFTVLLGLDHNYRARLLGERVRPGRRSVREAIDLVSAEEQATWTIPELAHAVGVTVRALELGFRKELGKTPREFIREQRLIRAHEELQRANPGDGTTVTEVSCRWGFWHAGRFATSYSERFGVRPATTLRSGTAVR; encoded by the coding sequence ATGCTCGAACACGACAGCCTCGTCGCCCCGGGGAGCAGCCACCACGACGGCCCGTTGCACGCCTACGAGCGCTACAGCACGAAAGACCCGGTGGAGGCGCTGGCCCTGTCGGCGGCGATTCTGTCGACGAACCAGCTGGTCGTCAGCGATCAGGACCAGCGGTTCGAGGCCACCTGCCGCGCGGTCCGGGTCCACTCCGCCTGGCTCCTGTACATGAGCTACGGCACCGATGTCGTCGTGGACCGGCTCGGTACTTCGCGCGGTGACTACCTGGCGGTCGTGCTCCCGATCGACGGCCACGTGCAGCTGCGCCACCAGGGCAGCGAGTTCGACCTCGTGGCCGGGGAGACGGCGGGGGTCACCAGCTCGCGCGACGCCATGCACGCGCGGTGGAGCGACCAGGCCTCGGTACTCACGCTGCGCATCGACTCGCACGCGGTCGAGCACGCGCTGGGGAACCTGCTCCTGGAGCCGCCGCCCACGGACCTGCGCTTCCGGTCCGGCCCGGTCACCGGCCCGGCTCGCCTGTCGCTGGCGGGGACCGCCGAACTGCTGGCGGCCAGCTACGACGCGAAGGACCCGGATTCACCCCTGCCGGCCGTGGTCACCCGCCGGCTCGAAGAGCAGATCCTCTTCACGGTGCTGCTGGGCCTGGACCACAACTACCGGGCCCGGCTCCTGGGGGAGCGAGTGCGGCCGGGCCGCCGCAGCGTCCGCGAGGCGATCGACCTGGTTTCGGCCGAGGAACAGGCCACCTGGACGATCCCCGAGCTGGCCCACGCGGTGGGTGTCACGGTCCGGGCGCTCGAGCTGGGCTTCCGGAAGGAACTGGGCAAGACTCCGCGGGAGTTCATTCGTGAGCAGCGGTTGATTCGCGCGCACGAGGAGCTTCAGCGGGCCAATCCCGGAGACGGCACCACCGTCACCGAAGTCTCGTGCCGCTGGGGCTTCTGGCACGCCGGCCGGTTCGCGACCAGTTACAGCGAGCGCTTCGGGGTCCGTCCGGCCACGACGCTGCGGTCCGGTACCGCGGTTCGTTAA
- a CDS encoding SMP-30/gluconolactonase/LRE family protein → MSRYRDGLTLGEGPRWNDGALWVSDPQKGGIWTDSGGTWAFTPLTAQSNGLWFLPGGRLAGAIMREKRVGLWDGAGFGAYADLSDVAAGPLGDMVGDRHGGLYVGDVGYAAHLGEQPRPGRLIRVAPDGRATVAAEDVEFPNGLAIIDDGRTLVVAETWAQRLTAFTVGVDGQLTDRRLFADLAALVHPEARPDGICAAAQGVWVCTLSAHAVALVDESGRLDRIGTGEGQPVACCLDPEGRLFVTVAETGGGSVLEAVAAKTLKTHVEVYEPDAVR, encoded by the coding sequence ATGAGCCGGTACCGCGACGGACTGACCCTGGGCGAAGGCCCACGGTGGAATGACGGCGCGCTGTGGGTCTCGGACCCGCAGAAGGGCGGGATCTGGACCGACAGCGGCGGCACCTGGGCCTTCACCCCGCTGACCGCGCAATCGAACGGATTGTGGTTCCTGCCCGGCGGCCGCCTGGCCGGCGCGATCATGCGCGAAAAGAGAGTCGGGCTCTGGGACGGAGCCGGCTTCGGGGCGTACGCCGACCTGTCCGACGTCGCCGCGGGCCCCTTGGGAGACATGGTCGGCGACCGCCACGGCGGTCTTTATGTCGGCGATGTCGGCTACGCCGCCCACCTCGGTGAACAGCCGCGGCCGGGCCGCCTGATCCGGGTCGCTCCGGACGGCCGGGCGACGGTGGCGGCGGAAGACGTCGAGTTCCCGAACGGGCTGGCGATCATCGACGACGGCCGCACCCTGGTCGTCGCCGAAACCTGGGCCCAGCGGCTGACCGCCTTCACCGTCGGTGTGGACGGACAGCTCACCGATCGGCGGCTGTTCGCCGACCTCGCCGCGCTGGTGCACCCTGAAGCGCGGCCCGACGGGATCTGCGCCGCCGCGCAAGGCGTCTGGGTCTGCACACTCAGCGCCCACGCGGTCGCCCTCGTCGACGAATCCGGTCGGCTGGACCGGATCGGCACGGGTGAGGGTCAGCCGGTCGCGTGCTGCCTGGACCCGGAAGGCCGGCTTTTCGTGACCGTGGCCGAAACCGGCGGCGGCTCCGTCCTGGAGGCAGTCGCCGCCAAGACCTTGAAAACCCACGTCGAGGTTTACGAACCAGACGCTGTCCGCTGA
- a CDS encoding SDR family oxidoreductase: MLKKDAHLLVIGGARGLGFALARTAAEQGARVTVTGRDADVAAARAAELGPSARGLACDLLDAGSIGRLFSDLDVVDHLVLTAIERDHNTAAGFRADAAARMMLIKTVGYANAVAHALPKLDPDGSVVLFSGLSMWRPSPGSTTMSMANSAIPGLVNSLAVEIAPVRVNAITPGTVAGTEAIDNADPIRAEFFEAQRLRTPAKRLPTPQDIVAAVLFLLTCSSVNGENLVVDAGAHLL; this comes from the coding sequence ATGCTCAAGAAAGACGCACACCTGCTCGTCATCGGCGGAGCGCGTGGCCTGGGGTTCGCACTGGCCCGGACCGCGGCGGAACAGGGCGCGCGGGTGACGGTCACCGGGCGGGACGCGGACGTCGCGGCCGCCCGTGCCGCCGAACTCGGCCCGTCGGCTCGCGGGCTCGCCTGCGACTTGCTGGACGCCGGCTCCATCGGCCGGCTGTTCAGCGACCTCGACGTGGTCGACCATCTGGTGCTCACCGCCATCGAGCGGGACCACAACACCGCGGCCGGCTTCCGGGCGGACGCCGCCGCGCGGATGATGCTGATCAAGACGGTCGGCTACGCGAACGCCGTCGCGCACGCATTGCCCAAGCTCGACCCGGACGGCTCCGTCGTGCTGTTCAGCGGCCTGTCCATGTGGCGGCCCTCGCCGGGGTCCACGACCATGTCGATGGCCAACTCCGCCATTCCCGGCCTGGTCAACTCGCTGGCGGTCGAGATCGCCCCGGTGCGGGTGAACGCCATCACGCCCGGCACGGTCGCGGGCACGGAGGCCATCGACAACGCCGACCCGATCCGCGCCGAGTTCTTCGAGGCGCAGCGCCTGCGCACGCCGGCCAAGCGGCTGCCCACTCCGCAGGACATCGTCGCGGCGGTGCTGTTCCTGCTGACCTGTTCGAGCGTCAACGGCGAGAACCTCGTCGTGGACGCGGGCGCGCACCTGCTCTAG